The sequence below is a genomic window from Desulfobulbus oligotrophicus.
AGAGATCCCGGGATGACAGGCAAAGGCGAATGGCTGTTTTGCCGAAATAGTCTCAAATTGTTCCGTTAATTCGGTCGCTGTCATCGAGAACCTCTCCATTTAAGAGTCAGCATGGGAACGGCAACAAAAATAGATGAGTATGCGGCAATAGCCAGACCAATAAGCAGGGCAAACGAAAAATCATGGATTGTTGAACCACCCAGCAAAAAGAGGGAGAGTACCGTGAAAAGCACGGTGAGGGTCGTAATGATGGAGCGTGCTAAAACCTGGTTGATTGAGTTGTTGATGATCTCGTGAAAAGGAAGCTCCGGATTGTTCCGCATATTTTCACGGATTCGATCAAAGATAACCACCGTATCATTTAACGAATATCCTGCCAGGGTAAGAAGAGCTGTGATAATGAGGAGGGTCAACTCCTTGTCAAAGAGCCAACATATACCAAGAACGGCTAAGACATCATGAAATGTGGAAGCAGCGGCAGCCAGACCGAAGCGCAGGTCGAACCGGAATGCCAGATAGATCCAGACTCCGACCATGGAGAGGATGATGGAGATAACAGCCTTGCTGCGCAGGTCAGCAGAGGTTGAAGCACCGATTTCAGACTTGCTTTCCATGGAGAAATTTTTGTCTGCCTGTTCTTTATTGAGGAGGTCTGTTATTTCGTCACTGATATTACCAAGCTGTTCTTCCGATTGTTTTAACTTTACAATGAGTTCATTTTTGCCGGTTACTTCCTGCAGTTCCACCCCGTGGTAGCCGTGATTTTGCAGGGCATGCCGTATTTCATCCAGAGCAAATGGTTTTTCCGCCCTGTACTGCAATAAGACGCCTCCAGAGAAATCAACCCCCATGTTTGCCTGACCGCGAACTATCTGAATAAAGGCGATTAAGCCCAAGACAGCGAGGGCGGTAGATATACTGTAAGCGACTTTCCTGACTCGCATAAAATCAAAGTTCGATTTTTTTATGAAGCTGAAGAAGTTGAGCTTGTTGAGTTTTTTGTACGTAAACAGGACATCATAAACTGTTCTGCAGAAGAACAGGACAGCAAAGAGGTTGAGTATGAGCCCTATGGACAGCGTAATGGCAAATCCTTTGATCGGGCCGGTACCAAAGAGAAACAGGGCTAAAGCCGTGATCAGTGTGGTGATGTGGCCGTCAATGATACTTGAAAAGGCACGGCTAAACCCCGCATCCACACCGGCGCGAAGTGATTTTCCAAGGGCGAATTCGTCACGCATTCGTTCGTAGATAAGGACGTTAGCATCAACTGCCATACCGATGGTGAGAATAATACCGGCAATACCGGGTAGAGTCAGGGTTGCGCCAAAAAGTGCCAGGCCTACAAAGAGCAGGAGGATGTTCAGCACCATCGCAATGTCGGCGATTATCCCGGAGGTTCGATAGTAAAAGACCATAAAGATGACAACAAACAGTGTCCCGACCAGTCCGGAAAATATGCCCTTGTCAATGGAGTCCTGCCCCAGACTGGCACCGACAGTCAGGTTTTGCACCACATCAACCGGAGCGGGTAACGCGCCGACCCGAAGGACAATTGCCAGATCAGTGGCCTCGTTGTGGGTGAAGTTGCCCGAAATCTGTGCGCTGCCCCCCAGTATTTTTTCACGAATGACCGGGGCGGAACGGACGATTTCGTCCAAAACAATGGCCAGCCGTCTACCCACACTTTTTTCAGTTATGGTTGCAAAGACCTGCCCGCCACGGGAAGTAAGGTCCAGGCTGACGTAAGGCTCATTAAACTGCCCCCCGATCCGGACCTGCGCATTTTTCACCATCTCACCGGTCATCAGGACCGGGGTTTCAAGAAGAATGGGTACCCGGGATTCTCTTTTGGTTTTCTGGTCAATTGTTTTTTCAAAATATATTTCTGTACCCTGGGGTAATCGGTGCTGGAGAGCCAGGTTGAGCTGCTTTCTGCTTTCACCTTCCTGCCATTGGCCAGTTTTTACTGCCTCCTCGACCAGCTCCATCAGGTGTGTTCCCGGGTCTTCAGCCACCATTTTGAATTCCAGCTGTGCAGTTTGCCCAATGAGATCCATTGCCCGCTGCGGGTCCTTGACACCAGGGAGTTGCACAACAATCTGGTTGTCCCCCTGCCGAAGAACAATCGGCTCGGCAACACCGAATTGATCAATACGGTTCCGGATGATTTCAAGGGACTGGTTGACCGAATTCTTTTTAATAAAATCGATCTCATCTCGTTTTAACTGCAGGGTAACCCGCGGGAAAGAGCCGGTCTCGGCGAGAACCTGGGTGTCGAGATTGGGAAACCGTTCTGAAAGAATTTGTTTGACAGTCTCCACCGCGCCAATGTTGGGGAGGGTGAACAGTACACTTTTGGGGTTCGCCGACTCCATCCGCACAGCGTTGATGTTCTGTTCAGCCAGAGCTGATTTGAAGTCTGAAGCGGCAAGGTCAAGGGAGTTCTCGGCAGCTTTTTCCAGATCGACCTGCAGAACTAAATGCATACCACCTTGTAAGTCCAGGCCAAGTTTGAGGCCGGCAGGAGCAAGATATTTTTTCCACCAGTCCGGCAGGTCATGATACAGTGAAGGGGTGAGGGCCAATCCTGCAAAGACGAGTAAGAATACTACCAGCCCGATTTTGAGCTTTAAGATGGAGTTCATGACGACAGTACCTTCAGTGTAAAAGGGGAAAACGGCGCATCATTTATAAAAAGAGTAACATATACGGCGTTTCACTGCTTTGCGCAATGGCGTGTTGTTACTTTTCATAAAAGAAAGATGTTGGGTTGTAAAGAAGATCAGACAATATGTTTAATCTGAAGCAAGAGGTCAAGGCGTACGGTTGATCGCCGCCGCCATGC
It includes:
- the secD gene encoding protein translocase subunit SecD; the encoded protein is MNSILKLKIGLVVFLLVFAGLALTPSLYHDLPDWWKKYLAPAGLKLGLDLQGGMHLVLQVDLEKAAENSLDLAASDFKSALAEQNINAVRMESANPKSVLFTLPNIGAVETVKQILSERFPNLDTQVLAETGSFPRVTLQLKRDEIDFIKKNSVNQSLEIIRNRIDQFGVAEPIVLRQGDNQIVVQLPGVKDPQRAMDLIGQTAQLEFKMVAEDPGTHLMELVEEAVKTGQWQEGESRKQLNLALQHRLPQGTEIYFEKTIDQKTKRESRVPILLETPVLMTGEMVKNAQVRIGGQFNEPYVSLDLTSRGGQVFATITEKSVGRRLAIVLDEIVRSAPVIREKILGGSAQISGNFTHNEATDLAIVLRVGALPAPVDVVQNLTVGASLGQDSIDKGIFSGLVGTLFVVIFMVFYYRTSGIIADIAMVLNILLLFVGLALFGATLTLPGIAGIILTIGMAVDANVLIYERMRDEFALGKSLRAGVDAGFSRAFSSIIDGHITTLITALALFLFGTGPIKGFAITLSIGLILNLFAVLFFCRTVYDVLFTYKKLNKLNFFSFIKKSNFDFMRVRKVAYSISTALAVLGLIAFIQIVRGQANMGVDFSGGVLLQYRAEKPFALDEIRHALQNHGYHGVELQEVTGKNELIVKLKQSEEQLGNISDEITDLLNKEQADKNFSMESKSEIGASTSADLRSKAVISIILSMVGVWIYLAFRFDLRFGLAAAASTFHDVLAVLGICWLFDKELTLLIITALLTLAGYSLNDTVVIFDRIRENMRNNPELPFHEIINNSINQVLARSIITTLTVLFTVLSLFLLGGSTIHDFSFALLIGLAIAAYSSIFVAVPMLTLKWRGSR